A region from the Cryptosporangium arvum DSM 44712 genome encodes:
- a CDS encoding DUF6069 family protein gives MTTTGAPAASRTSFVVTGLVASAVAASATGLAALLAQAVGVDFDVVDGQTIPVPGFVVVAGFFSLVGVLVAAAFRRWSARPAVLFVRTAVALTVVSLIPPLVSGAAAATVVALVVLHLVPAAVMIPVLARSLSGQGLRATAP, from the coding sequence GTGACGACGACCGGCGCCCCGGCCGCGAGCCGGACCTCGTTCGTCGTCACCGGGCTGGTCGCCAGTGCCGTCGCGGCGTCGGCGACCGGGCTCGCGGCCCTGCTCGCTCAGGCCGTCGGCGTCGATTTCGACGTCGTCGACGGCCAGACGATCCCGGTGCCCGGCTTCGTCGTGGTGGCGGGGTTCTTCTCGCTCGTCGGCGTGCTCGTCGCGGCCGCGTTCCGCCGCTGGAGCGCCCGCCCCGCCGTGCTGTTCGTCCGCACGGCGGTGGCGCTGACCGTGGTCTCGTTGATCCCGCCGCTGGTGTCCGGAGCGGCCGCCGCCACGGTCGTCGCACTCGTCGTGTTACATCTGGTCCCGGCGGCCGTGATGATTCCCGTGCTGGCCCGGAGTCTGTCCGGTCAGGGCTTGCGGGCCACCGCGCCGTAG
- a CDS encoding SAM-dependent methyltransferase, with product MVDLRTEVPHPARVYDYLLGGKDNFAADRAAAEQGRRSNPASDVAPGANRDWLRRVVTFLTREQGIGQFLDIGTGLPTSPNVHEVAQGVDPGARIVYIDHDPIVLAHARALLTSNPAGSTDYLDADFRDPSRILAAAKETLDFDRPVALLLVAIAHFVGDADEPHRIVGELVDALPSGSFLALSHLTGDFLPEQWKKVEAIYAERGVTMQVRPKAEIERFFDGLDVIDPGLTLVHRWRPDEQDRFADRSDELVSVYGAVARKP from the coding sequence GTGGTTGACTTGCGTACCGAGGTCCCGCATCCGGCGCGGGTGTACGACTACCTCCTCGGCGGCAAGGACAATTTCGCGGCCGACCGGGCCGCGGCCGAGCAGGGTCGCCGCTCCAACCCGGCCAGCGACGTCGCCCCCGGCGCGAACCGCGACTGGTTACGGCGCGTCGTCACGTTCCTGACGCGCGAGCAGGGCATCGGGCAGTTCCTCGACATCGGCACCGGGCTGCCGACGTCCCCGAACGTGCACGAGGTCGCCCAGGGCGTCGACCCGGGCGCGCGGATCGTGTACATCGACCACGACCCGATCGTCCTCGCGCACGCCCGGGCGCTGCTGACCAGCAACCCCGCAGGGTCGACCGACTATCTCGACGCGGACTTCCGCGACCCGTCGCGCATCCTCGCGGCCGCCAAGGAGACGCTGGACTTCGACCGTCCGGTGGCGCTGCTGCTGGTCGCGATCGCGCACTTCGTCGGCGACGCGGACGAGCCGCACCGCATCGTCGGCGAACTCGTCGACGCGCTCCCGTCCGGTTCGTTCCTCGCGCTCTCGCACCTGACCGGCGACTTCCTGCCGGAGCAGTGGAAGAAGGTCGAGGCGATCTACGCGGAGCGGGGCGTCACCATGCAGGTCCGGCCGAAGGCCGAGATCGAGCGGTTCTTCGACGGGCTCGACGTGATCGACCCGGGGCTCACGCTCGTGCACCGCTGGCGCCCGGACGAGCAGGACCGCTTCGCCGACCGCAGCGACGAACTGGTCTCGGTCTACGGCGCGGTGGCCCGCAAGCCCTGA
- a CDS encoding response regulator — protein sequence MSIRVLLVDDHALVRAGLASLLEDADQIDVVGEAEDGARAIELAASLRPDVVLMDLSMPVMDGVEATRRLLAEQPGSTVLVLTSSSGRSSVQDALAAGATGYLLKDADPRDLVAGIHAAARGDAPLDPRVARTLLPGAAPDPAALLSPREREVLLLVARGLANKQIGRTLGITERTVKVHLGNAFKRIGVSDRTSAALWVRDHLPAED from the coding sequence ATGAGCATCCGGGTACTCCTGGTGGACGATCACGCGCTCGTCCGGGCCGGGCTCGCGTCTCTTCTCGAGGACGCCGATCAGATCGACGTCGTCGGCGAGGCGGAGGACGGCGCGCGGGCGATCGAACTCGCGGCCTCGCTGCGGCCCGACGTCGTGCTCATGGACCTGTCGATGCCGGTGATGGACGGGGTCGAGGCGACCAGGCGGCTGCTGGCGGAACAGCCGGGCAGCACGGTGCTGGTGCTGACGTCGTCGTCGGGACGCAGCTCGGTGCAGGACGCGCTCGCCGCCGGAGCCACCGGCTACCTGCTCAAGGACGCGGACCCGCGTGACCTGGTGGCCGGGATCCACGCGGCCGCGCGCGGCGACGCGCCGCTCGATCCGCGGGTGGCGCGGACGCTGCTCCCGGGCGCGGCACCCGACCCGGCCGCGCTGCTCAGCCCCCGGGAACGGGAGGTGCTGCTGCTGGTGGCGCGAGGGCTGGCGAACAAGCAGATCGGGCGGACGCTCGGCATCACCGAACGGACCGTGAAGGTGCACCTGGGCAACGCGTTCAAACGCATCGGGGTCTCCGACCGCACGTCGGCGGCGCTCTGGGTGCGTGATCACCTGCCGGCCGAGGATTAG
- a CDS encoding sensor histidine kinase, producing MTDDNWVVLAAAGNPARADRVVSWRRIIVQSVLAVLVVFGVAASAGTIAARQAAESESVNDALTVTDLLAGAVVTPALEDALLSPDRTTAAAARERLDAVIRPGVLVGAIVRTKIWTPDGTIVYSDEPRLIGRTFPLGDDERGVLETPRTRADVSDLDEPENQYERSDSKLLEVYRPVWTPGGRTLLFETYSRYDAVTDRSGQLWRGFASITVSSLLLMLVLQAPVIWALVGRVRRATLQREQLRERAMAASDSERKRIAATLHDGVVQDLTAGAFAVAAAAGKARATPGAESLAERLDSVAGTVRAGVGSMRSLLVDIYPPSLVDSGLAAALEDLVTGLRERGTEVEITVEPTRELTPDVESLLFRVAQESLRNVAKHADAAHVVVAVTGAVTLEVADDGVGFDPAAVGPEGHFGLRVMADLAREAGATLAVASRPGGGTRWRLEKKP from the coding sequence GTGACCGACGACAACTGGGTGGTGCTCGCCGCCGCCGGGAACCCCGCCCGGGCCGATCGGGTGGTGTCCTGGCGCCGCATCATCGTCCAGTCGGTGCTCGCCGTCCTGGTGGTGTTCGGCGTGGCGGCCTCGGCCGGCACGATCGCCGCCCGCCAGGCGGCCGAGTCCGAGTCGGTGAACGACGCGCTCACCGTCACCGACCTGCTGGCCGGGGCGGTGGTCACCCCGGCGCTGGAGGACGCGTTGCTCTCCCCGGACCGGACCACGGCGGCCGCCGCCCGGGAACGGCTCGACGCGGTGATTCGGCCCGGGGTCCTGGTGGGCGCGATCGTGCGCACGAAGATCTGGACACCCGACGGCACGATCGTCTACTCCGACGAACCGCGCCTGATCGGGCGGACGTTCCCGCTCGGCGACGACGAGCGCGGTGTCCTGGAGACCCCGCGCACCCGGGCCGACGTCAGCGACCTCGACGAGCCGGAGAACCAGTACGAGCGCAGCGACAGCAAGCTGCTCGAGGTCTACCGCCCGGTCTGGACCCCGGGCGGCCGGACGCTGCTGTTCGAGACCTACTCACGCTACGACGCGGTGACCGACCGCAGCGGGCAGCTCTGGCGGGGCTTCGCCAGCATCACGGTCAGCAGCCTGCTGCTCATGCTCGTGCTCCAGGCGCCGGTGATCTGGGCCCTGGTCGGCCGGGTCCGCCGGGCCACCCTCCAGCGCGAACAGCTCCGTGAGCGGGCGATGGCCGCCTCCGACTCCGAACGCAAACGCATCGCCGCGACGCTGCACGACGGCGTCGTCCAGGACCTGACCGCGGGTGCGTTCGCGGTCGCGGCGGCGGCCGGCAAGGCCCGGGCGACGCCGGGCGCCGAGTCGCTCGCCGAGCGCCTGGACTCGGTGGCCGGCACGGTGCGCGCCGGGGTCGGCAGCATGCGATCCCTGCTGGTCGACATCTATCCGCCCTCGCTCGTCGACTCGGGGCTGGCCGCCGCTCTCGAAGACCTGGTCACCGGCCTGCGCGAGCGCGGAACCGAGGTGGAGATCACCGTCGAGCCCACGCGTGAGCTCACGCCCGACGTCGAATCGCTGCTGTTCCGGGTGGCGCAGGAGAGCCTGCGCAACGTGGCGAAACACGCGGACGCCGCGCACGTCGTGGTCGCGGTGACCGGAGCGGTCACGCTCGAGGTCGCCGACGACGGCGTCGGGTTCGACCCGGCCGCGGTCGGCCCCGAGGGGCACTTCGGGCTGCGTGTGATGGCCGACCTCGCGCGGGAGGCGGGCGCGACGCTCGCGGTCGCGTCCCGACCGGGCGGCGGCACCCGCTGGCGCTTGGAGAAGAAACCATGA